A stretch of the Malus sylvestris chromosome 10, drMalSylv7.2, whole genome shotgun sequence genome encodes the following:
- the LOC126585998 gene encoding uncharacterized protein LOC126585998, with protein MESQKTQHEPSPAAANPAATSCRKKKNEQATFLEDLKDHIDDFVNASMDEHKTCFKKTMNKMFGMSKIVSKRSADTKEVESTLPLQTTVAK; from the exons ATGGAATCACAGAAAACTCAACATGAGCCATCACCGGCTGCTGCAAACCCAGCCGCCACTTCATGTCGAAAGAAGAAGAACGAACAAGCCACTTTCTTGGAGGATTTGAAGGATCATATTGATGATTTTGTAAATGCATCTATGGATGAACACAAAACTTGCTTCAAGAAGACCATGAACAAG ATGTTTGGAATGTCAAAGATCGTCTCTAAGAGGAGTGCTGACACCAAGGAAGTTGAGAGTACTCTGCCCCTTCAAACCACAGTGGCAAAATAG